From a single Eleginops maclovinus isolate JMC-PN-2008 ecotype Puerto Natales chromosome 18, JC_Emac_rtc_rv5, whole genome shotgun sequence genomic region:
- the LOC134880496 gene encoding LOW QUALITY PROTEIN: testis-expressed protein 26-like (The sequence of the model RefSeq protein was modified relative to this genomic sequence to represent the inferred CDS: inserted 1 base in 1 codon; deleted 2 bases in 1 codon): MFVERDAPPASLGLLSALAVLTYAHLPASVSFYDSNTASHHYQANRAAITLRSLHPSGCYANQSHCKKPALRRYVPDNGKKSTGCGEAVGRMPLFVLCVGLRLSDIGCRQLLGNNTPKQRSPMTTKVGKQWWDPYETSNKRHFVYRSNLAAEIVLCPASTSFTDSYSQSGPFGSTVYSKEFCCKPACKTERIRTGTAXGQRRNNPHPSQSFMMWRLLKETAQSSDYVSFPWKYPLSEGGISKALTAQYSSVYTCDYMGMPQERRLAPLHSRHEMQLSTNTEMRGNYREPKQKPELLGNFYHYSSSTHPNMTSGGIVPTVVQRHAQQRRSDLANYDVLWKENHLCHRYDRLCCPWSCSSYTKFYLSRKRML, from the exons atgttCGTGGAAAGGGATGCTCCGCCTGCATCACTGGGGCTGCTTTCAGCTCTAGCAGTGTTAACCTACGCTCACCTTCcagctagcgttagcttttaTGATAGCAACACGGCCAGCCACCATTACCAGGCTAACAGAGCAGCTATAACGCTACGCTCACTACACCCTAGCGGATGTTACGCTAACCAGAGC CACTGTAAGAAGCCAGCTCTACGTCGGTACGTCCCAGACAATGGAAAGAAAAGCACCGGCTGTGGGGAGGCTGTGGGGAGGATGCCTCTGTTTGTCCTGTGTGTCGGGCTCCGGCTGTCGGACATTGGCTGCCGTCAGCTCCTTGGA AACAATACACCAAAACAACGGTCACCAATGACTACCAAAg tGGGCAAACAATGGTGGGATCCATATGAAACTTCCAATAAAAGACACTTTGTCTACCGGTCAAACCTAGCTGCAGAGATTGTGCT CTGCCCAGCGTCAACTTCATTTACAGACTCATATTCACAGTCTGGACCTTTTGGATCAACTGTGTACAGCAAGGAATTTTGCTGTAAGCCAGCCTGTAAGACTGAGCGTATTCGCACAGGAACAG TCGGGCAGAGGAGAAACAACCCACATCCCAGTCAG TCTTTCATGATGTGGAGGCTGCTTAAGGAGACTGCACAAAGCTCTGACTATGTCAGCTTTCCTTGGAAATATCCTCTGTCTGAGGGGGGGATCAGTAAGGCCTTGACAGCGCAGTACAGCTCCGTCTACACATGTGACTACATGGGTATGCCTCAAG AAAGAAGACTTGCACCTCTTCACAGCAGACATGAAATGCAGCTTTCTACTAATACAGAGATGAGGGGAAATTATCGCGAGCCAAAGCAAAAACCTGAACTGCTGGGCAACTTCTATCACTATAGCAGCAGCACACATCCTAACATGACCAGTGGTGGTATAG ttccTACTGTTGTGCAAAGGCATGCTCAGCAGAGAAGATCAGACTTGGCAAACTACGAC GTTTTGTGGAAAGAGAATCACTTATGTCACAGATATGATAGGCTTTGCTGCCCATGGAGCTGCAGCAGTTACACAAAGTTTTACCTCAGCAGG AAAAGGATGCTATAA